A genome region from Gadus chalcogrammus isolate NIFS_2021 chromosome 7, NIFS_Gcha_1.0, whole genome shotgun sequence includes the following:
- the mapre1b gene encoding microtubule-associated protein RP/EB family member 1b, which translates to MAVNVYSTSVTSENLSRHDMLAWINESLQINLSKIEMLCSGGAYCQFMDMLFRNSVPLKKVKFAAKLEHEYIHNFKLLQASFKKMGVDKIIPVDKLVKGKFQDNFEFVQWFKKFFDANYDGQDYDPLEARQGQDATSMTPATSALSRPPKKILNPAPQRAAVAKVAPKMAPTNTRRTMMGGGDEEKAELHQEVDVLKTTIQDMEKERDFYFGKLRNIELICQEKEGEGDPTLQRIIEILYATDEGFVIPDAESEEQEQEQEEF; encoded by the exons ATGGCTGTGAATGTGTACTCCACCTCTGTGACCAGTGAGAACCTGAGTCGGCATGACATGCTGGCCTGGATCAACGAGTCTCTCCAGATTAACCTCTCCAAGATAGAGATGCTGTGCTCAG gTGGGGCCTACTGCCAGTTCATGGACATGCTGTTCCGTAACTCTGTGCCTCTGAAGAAAGTCAAGTTTGCTGCCAAGCTAGAGCACGAATACATCCACAACTTTAAACTTCTACAGGCGTCCTTCAAGAAGATGGGCGTCGACAAG ATCATTCCAGTGGACAAGCTGGTGAAGGGGAAGTTCCAGGACAACTTTGAGTTCGTCCAGTGGTTCAAGAAGTTCTTTGACGCCAACTACGACGGGCAGGACTACGACCCCCTGGAGGCCCGCCAGGGACAGGACGCCACGTCTATGACCCCCGCCACCTCGGCCCTCAGCAGGCCCCCCAAGAAGATCCTCAACCCAG CTCCCCAGAGAGCAGCCGTTGCCAAGGTAGCACCCAAGATGGCTCCGACCAACACAAGAAGAACAATGATGGGTGGTGGAGACGAGGAGAAAGCAGAACTCCATCAGGAG GTGGACGTTCTGAAGACGACCATCCAAgacatggagaaggagagggacttTTACTTTGGCAAGCTGCGGAACATCGAACTGATATGccaagagaaggagggggagggcgacCCAACGCTGCAACGGATAATCGAGATTCTCTACGCCACAGAC gAGGGCTTCGTGATCCCCGACGCAGAGTccgaggagcaggagcaggagcaggaggagttcTAG